The following nucleotide sequence is from Lacinutrix sp. Hel_I_90.
GTAAAACACGTAAAACGGCAATTGGTGAAATGGCTATCACTCCCGTTTTTATTTTGGATCAAACCTTTTGTCCTAATGTACAATTCTGCGGTGACGATGGAATACTCTCAACGGTAAGAACCATTTCATACGTGAGTGGCTCGAAATTTCCAAGTGGCGGGCAATGTACTGCCGGTTACTGTGTGGCAAATGAAAAAGGAAACGCTATGATGGAGAAAATAGAAAACCATTTAAGACTATGCGATAACGAGGCTACAGCGCATCAAATTGAAATATTAGCAAAACAGTTACCTTCAATGAATCAAAGAATTAGTGATGCCTATCAAAATACACGTGAATTTGTAAGCTTTATTGAAAATACTTTACCAGCTGCGAAAATCAATTTTGTTTCAGAAGACTTAGCAGAGCAAGGGTTTACACCCTCTGTATTTTCATTAGATCTTCCCACTAAAGGCAGTACTACTGAAGAGAAAGAAGCTTATAAAAGAGTTTTAAATCTGAAATTAATCAATTTAATGATTACAGAAATCCCCAATGAAAGCAAATACTGTGTGAGCTATGGGCAGTTAAATGGTTGTTATTGGACCATACCTGCGACCTCTACTCAAGGGACGACTAAAGAAGGTGACAAGGATTATATTGTTCGCGCATCACTTTCTCCGAATATGGATCTTAAGCACCATAAAGAAGTCTTTTTTAAATTTGTTGAAAAAATGTAATCAAAAGGATGCTGAATGCCTCCCACGCCATCATATCATCGCGTTTTTTTTTAGAATTGCTTCGAAATACTGCAATTCAATAAAACCCTTATCCTAGACGATTATAATAAACACAAATCTCAAAAATTTCATCAGAAATTAAAGAAGTCTGAAAAACGATAATCTAACTTGCCAGTTACAAAGAACTAGTTAACAACTTATGCTTTAAATTCAACTATGACAAAATAGTTTATTATCTTAACTCCTTTAATAACTACCATGAAAAAAGTCCATTCGGTCGAAGAATATATAGAAACCAATTTTCATTTTGAAGCGGCATTAACTTTACTAAGAGCTATAATAAATACGACAACGCTTCACGAAGCCATCAAGTGGTCTGCTCCAGTATATACTTTAAATGGTAAAAATGTTATTGGCCTTGGTGCATTTAAAAACCACTTTAGCATTTGGTTTTTTAACGGTGTCTTTTTAAAAGATAAACACCAACTTCTGGTTAATGCTCAGGAGGGAAAAACTAAAGCATTACGACAAATGCGCTTTGAATCTATCGAGGACGTTAATAAAGATGTCGTACTATCTTACCTAAAAGAAGCCATTGAAAATGAAAAACAAGGGAAGGAAATTAAGCCTGTTCGAAACACTAAGAAAGCGCTTGTTATTCCAAAAGAACTTAAAAATCTAATGGCTAGTACTTCTACCTTACGCTTGCCTTTTGAGAAACTAACACCAGGGAGGCAACGTGAATATTGCGAATACATAAAAGAGGCGAAACGAAAAGCCACCAAACACTCCCGTTTAGAAAAAATTGCACCGATGATTGTGGCTGGTATTGGTTTGAATGATCAATACAAATAGTCCCCCTACTACAAAGTGGTTCCGCGCAGATTTAAGCTAAAATCGATTGTTTTTGTCATTACGTCAAGAGCTTCTTTAGTTTCTATGCGTTTGACTAATAGCTGTACTGAAGCTTCGCCTATACTATCTGAACTCTGGGTAACTGTAGATAATTTTGGATTAGTGAACGGTAGCACATTATCATCTGAAAACCCAATAATTGAGAGGTCTTTTGGAATGGTATAACCATACTTTTGCGCAGTGTTCAGAGCAATAACACCCGATAGATTGTCTATTGCAATGATTCCATCAATAGCTTTGTGCGTTTTAAACAAACTATCGATATCGGTTTCCAAGTTTTTAATTTGATCTATTTTAATTTCTATTATATCATTTTTATAATGCCCCGCATCTGCGATTGCTTGTTTACAGCCTTTAGCCCGTAACTTACCCACGCTTAGATCTTCAATATTATTAATTAAAACAATCTTTTGTCTTCCTTCCTTTATTAAATGGTTTGTCGCATTATAAGCCGCCTGAAAATCATCTATTATCACCTTATCACAAGTGATGCTTTCAGCCACACGGTCAAACATTAAAATAGGAATATCCTGATCTAAAATATCCTGAAAATGGTTGGTTCTGTTATTCTTTTGGGTTTCTTCAGAAATAGACATAATAAAACCATCTACACTTCCATTTGCTAATAACTCCAAACTTTGCAATTCCTTTTCATAATTTTCATTACTCAAACAGGTGATAATACTATAGCCTTGCTTAGCAGATTCCCGCTCAATACCATAGAGTACTTTCGCAAAGAAATGGTTGAGAATATTTGGTATGATAACACCAATGGTTTTCGTTTTACTATTCTTTAAACTTAAAGCCACACGGTTAGGCTTATAATTGAATTCTTTTGCGGCTTCTTTTACCCTCGCAATTGTTTTCTCACCAATCTCACTACTCCCATTTAATGCTTTTGAAACTGTTGAAATTGATACACCTAATGTTTCGGCTAATTCTTTTAATGTGATCATAAAAACGCAGTCTATATTTTATAACAAGGTATAAAACTTTCATTAAAATATAATAGAAATAATACTAGGAGTACAAAAAACGACTAAAGTAAAATTCAGTAGCTAATAGCAGTTTGTAGAATTTAAAAGGTGTACGATAGCCTGAAACTTGTAAATACTTAGGTTACGAAGTTAATAATTTAAAGGTCAGCTGGTGATTTACACCCCTCCTGCCGGACTGTTATCAATTAAAAGCGCCACAAAAGACCTCTCGAAGCGGGCTGGTTTTAAATGACCACTCCGTCCAAAAATGATAATTCTATTTTAATTCCTTCACAGCTTTAAAAAGCCTCGACTTTTTAAATATAGCACTAGAAACAGTGAAAAAAAAAAAAACAGTACTTTTAAGTTTGGTTCTTTTTAACTAGAATAACTTGTTATTAACCACTAAAAAAAACCTTACATATGACACATAAAAAAACCTCAAGTAAGACTTGAGGTTTATATAAAAAGTTATTTTTAAATTACTTTTTTGGTGGTTCGTTTAATGACTTGCTCATTTCCATAGAAATTGCAGAACGGTCAAACTTTAATTTCCCAGACATTGTTTCTATAACACAACTTCTGTCTTTATCATTAAGTTCTACAATTTTACCATGCAGACCACTTTTAGTAATTACTTTATCGCCACGTTTTAACTCGGCAGCGAATTTTTTTTCGTTTTTAGCACGTTTCATTTGTGGTGCAATCATAAAGAAATACACAACGGCGAACATGGCCACTATTGGCAACCAACTTGACATATCTCCCATTACTTGATTACTGGAGATAATGGTGTTGCTACAACTGGTGCGTTTGGATCTGGCTTTACAAAAGCTGTGATCTTAACTACTTCTCTACCTTTTTCTGTATTTGCTGTTACTGTAATCGCTTTAGATACTTTATTAGTACCAGAACCATTAAACTTTACCGTAAACTGTCCTTCTTCTCCAGGAGCTAAAGGCGCTCTTGACCAATCTTCTGGCACAGTACATCCACAAGTACTTTTAATATCTGTAATCACTAAAGGTGCTTCACCCGTATTTTTGTATTTAAATACAGTCTCTACTGGCGTTTTAGCGATAATTTCACCAAAGTCATGCTCTGTTTTTTCAAATGTTAAAACGGGATATACAGAAGAAGCCGCATCTCTATCTGCTGCTGCTGCTACCTTGTTATCATCAATTTTTTGTGCTGCATCTTCTTTACAAGATGTAAATGCAATCAAGCATAATGCGCTTAATGCTAATACTACTTTTTTCATAATTATTTTAATTTTGCTATTATTTGGTGGGTAAAAATAAGAATATTTTTTGTTTACATCAATCCTCTACCCATTTTATTTAAATTTCCATTGTCTTGATATTCTTTAATGATCTTATCTAAAATACCGTTAATGAACACACTACTCTTTGGTGTTGAATACTCCTTAGAGATTTCTAAGTACTCATTGATGGTTACTTTTGTTGGTATAGACGGGAATTTCTGAATCTCACAAACGCCCATTTTTAGCAGTAAATAATCAATAGTAGCAATACGATCTGAATCCCAATTGGTGGTCTTTTTTGAAATCTCCTGCGTTAAGGCATTTTGATTTAATAAGGTTTTCCTAAACAAATCGATTGCAAATTGCTTATCCTCTAAGTCTTTGTATAATTTTGGTATAAAATGAAACGCGTTAGAATCTTTTTTAACTTTACGTAATAACTTAGCGATAGAAGTGTTTACCGTTGGCAAATCGTCTAACCATGTTAAATGCTTATCTTCGATATAATCGTAAAGTTTGTCATTGGGAGCTATTATCTCTTTAAAGACATCTACTATAAAATCTCTATCTTCTTTAAAATCTGAAGTTTTAGTTTTAAGATAGTCTGCATACAAATCACTCGCTAAAATAGCTTTAAAAATAATTTCAACATATTCGCTATCTAATTCCCAGTTATTAATATGAGCGTCGTCAAACTTTGCGTGAAGCTGCTCGTTATTTTTAAGCAAAGCCAGAACTTGATTATTAACAAACTTACGATTTGGGTTTTTTTCTTCGTCGGTTGGTAAGTGCTTTTGACTGGATTTCTCCAGGTGATTCTCCGCGCGTTTTTGAACTTCAATCAACAAGGACAAGAGTAACAAGTATAAATTATACATATTATCTATACTGTTAAGTAAAAACCGCTGATCTTTCGAAAAATCATCACTCTCTGTACCTTTAAAGGCATAAAGGACTTGCATTACTTTTATTCTAATATGTCTTCTACTTAGCATCTTTACAAAGAACTTGGTGTTAAAAAAGGCGAAAATGATAGTTTATCATTTTCGCCTGCAAAAATAGTATAATTTACGTATAACTAGCTATTCAAATTTTCTTTTTTTCTGGCATCAATTCTACTTTGTGCAAGATTTAAAGCTGCCTGGTGCGTTGTGATGCTATTTGCTTCTGCGTTGCTTAAAATTTCTAACGTTGTATTGTAGATGTTTTCAGTTTTACGCATGATTTCAGCTTTACCATAATTTTCCAACTCCGCGTACACATTAATAATTCCGCCGGCGTTAATTAAAAAATCTGGTGCATAAACAATACCCTTATCCTGAAGCATTTGTCCGTGAACCTTTTCATTTGCCAATTGGTTATTTGCTGCACCAGCAATCACTTTAGCTTGAATATTAATAATCGTGTTATTATTAATCGTTGCTCCCAAAGCACATGGGGCATAAATATCTACTGCTTCGCTATATAAGTCTTTTCCTCTATAAATAGTTGCATTGTATTTCTTACTTACTTCTTCAAGACGCGCTTCATTTATATCACTAATAATAACATTAGCACCTTCATTTGTTAAATGCTCTACTAAGCTTTCTCCAACATGACCAATACCTTGAACGATAACCGATTTACCTTCTAGAACATCTGTTCCAAATTTAAATTTCGCTGCTGCTTTCATTCCCATAAAAACACCGTAAGCTGTAATTGGCGACGGATTTCCTGCTCCTCCAATACTTTCAGAAATTCCCGTAACATAAGGTGTAACTGTACGTACTAAATCCATATCGCTGGTTTCCATACCTACATCTTCTGCTGTGATATATTTTCCACTTAAAGAATGTACAAACTCCCCAAAACGTAACATCAGTTCTGGCGATTTTTGGGTTTTGGCATCTCCAATAATAACGGCTTTACCGCCACCAAGATTTAAACCCGTAATTGCAGATTTATAAGTCATGCCTCGAGATAATCGTAAGGCATCATTTAAGGCTTCCCACTCATTGGCATAATTCCACATTCTTGTGCCCCCTAAAGCAGGACCCAATACCGTATTATGAATACCAATTATTGCTTTTAAACCTGTATCTTTGTCGTTGCAAAAAACAATTTGCTCATGATCATCGAAAGATAATTGACCAAAAACGGGGTCAATTTTGTGTAATTCGTTTGCGCTTATAACTTGTTGAACCATTACCTTTTTAGTTTAATTTGTTAAATTGAAAATACATATTTTGTAAAAACAAGGTGCAAAAATAATCTAATATTAGTATTATTTCAAAAATATAACCGTTAAAATACGAAATTGCTAAAAAATTAAAAACAACCTATTTGGTAAATGAAAGAATTACAGCATCTCAACAAGTATTTCTTAAAGTATAAAACGCAAGTTATTATTGGTATTATTATTACCATAGTTTCCAATCTGTTTAGTGTATTAGTTCCAAACTTAATTGGTAAAACTATCGATATTGTAAATACCCAAATTGAAAATCCAGAAAGGAGTCTCTCCGTATTTAAAGCTGAGTTACTGGAAATAATTCTTTATGTTATTGGTACAGCCGTCGCCGCTGGGATTCTTACTTTTTTTATGCGACAAACCATTATTAATGTCTCGCGGTATGTCGAGTATGATCTCAAAAATGAAATTTACCAACAGTACCAAAAACTGTCTTTAAACTTTTATAAGAAAAACAGGACCGGAGATTTAATGAACCGCATTAGTGAAGACGTTGGTAAAGTACGTATGTATGCTGGACCTGCTATTATGTACAGTTTTAATACCATAACCCTATTTGTGGTTGCTTTAATCTTTATGTTTAGGCAAGCTCCACTTTTAACGTTTTACACGATTATTCCACTACCTATTCTATCGCTTATTATTTACAAAATAAGCAAGGAAATTCATAAACGCAGTACAGCTGTACAACTAAATTTATCAAAATTATCAGAATTTACACAGGAAGCTTTTAGTGGTATTTCTGTGATTAAAGCTTACGGAATAGAGCCTCAAACTCAAAAAAACTTTAATCATTTAGCAGAACAAAGCAAAGCGAAACACGTGCATTTAGAAAGAATTCACGCTTTCTTTTTCCCAATGATGATCTTATTAATAGGCATCAGTAATGTGATTGTTATCTATGTTGGAGGTAACCAATATATAAATGGTGAAATTTCCTTAGGAAACATACTAGAGTTTATTATTTATGTAAATATGTTAACTTGGCCAGTAGCCACTGTAGGTTGGGTCACATCGATTGTACAACAAGCTGAAGCCTCACAAAAACGAATTAATGAATTTCTAAATGTGGAACCAGAAATTCAAAACACGATAGAAGCACCTTCAAAAATCAACGGAAATATTGAGTTTAAGGATGTTCATTTTACTTACGACGACACCAATATTAAAGCATTACAAGGTGTTAGTTTTAAAGTAAACTCAGGTGAAACCTTGGCTATTATAGGAAAAACAGGCTCGGGAAAAACGACCATTCTAGACCTCATTGGTCGATTATATGATATTGATAAAGGCGCACTACTTATTGATGGGCAACCCATAAACAAACTCAACTTAACCAGCTTACGTGATGCTATTGGTTATGTGCCACAAGAAGCCTTTTTGTTTAGTGACACCATAAATAATAATATTAAGTTTGGGAAAGAGCAGGCTACAGATGAAGAAGTCATTCAAGCAGCAAAAAATGCGCAAGTACATAAAAACATCAGCGAATTCACAAATGGCTACAACACTATTTTAGGTGAGCGTGGTATTACGCTTTCTGGCGGACAAAAACAGCGTGTTTCTATCGCCAGAGCGATTATAAAAGCGCCTAAAATTTTATTATTTGATGATTGTTTGTCTGCTGTAGACACAGAAACCGAAGAAAAAATACTTAAAAACCTCAGCAAAGTGTCTTCAGGAAAAACAACCATTATTGTGAGTCACAGAATTTCTTCAGCTAAAAACGCAGATCAGATTATTGTACTAGATAATGGTAAGATTGTACAACAAGGCACACACAACCAACTTATTGAAACCCAAGGATACTATAACACCCTTTACACTAAGCAATTAAGCAAAGACCCTTCACTTGAGTAATTAATACCTGTTATAAAAGAAAACACTAAAATGTTGGATGGTATCAATTTTTTTATATTTTTGAAAGACTAATAACAACATAAAGCATTATGCATAATAACGAGATGATGGAGAAAGAGGAAATTTACTCTAAAGTTTTAAGAGCTGGAAGACGTACTTATTTTTTTGATGTTCGCGCTACAAAAGCAGAAGATTACTACTTAACGATTACGGAAAGTAAAAAATTCACAAACGATGATGGTTCATTTCATTATAAAAAACACAAAATCTATTTGTACAAAGAGGATTTTTCTGAATTCAATAGTATTTTAAAAGAGATGACTGATTATGTGATTAATGAAAAGGGAAATGAAGTGATTAGTGATCGCCATCAAAAAGACTTTAAAAAGGAATACGATAGTTCTGAAACTACTTTAGAAACGGAAACGCCTTCAACAGATGAAAGTACAACCGCTGAAAGTCGTTTTACAGATATCGACTTCGATGACATCTAAAAAATTACAGCTCTAGTTTTAGATTTACAATTAAAAAAAGCCAATTCTTATTTAGGAATTGGCTTTTTTATTTTATTTTTTTGAAGGCTAAAGACTGAAGACCGCAAAACTAACTCACCACACTCCCATTAGGTACTTTATGCTCAGGTTTTAGCAAAATCACATCTTTACCGTCTACAGCACCAACAACTAAACAATCACTCATAAAATTAGCTATTTGCTTTTTTGGGAAGTTAACCACCGCTAAAATTTGCCGATTTAATAAGGCTTCTTTCTTATAACGGGTGGTGATTTGAGCAGAGGTCTTTTTTACGCCCAATAAACCAAAGTCAATCGTTAATTGGTACGCAGGCTTTCTTGCTTTGGGAAAATCGCTGACCTCTATAATTGTACCTACACGAATATCTGCCTTTGTAAAGTCTTCAAATTGAATGGTATTGCTCATGAGTTAAATATATGAAAGTCCAGGTTATAGTTAAAAAATTAAAAAAATTGTAATTGATTCTATAGTAATGAAAAAATATCAAAATATAACTTGTTTTGCTGCAACACACAATAAGTAATAATGTGCAGATACATTTTAATACCACCCTTCACGCGCCATCAAACGCTCAATATGTGCATAATGATGCAGGCTGTGCCAGGCATACATTCCTAAATTTTCTTTTAAAGCAATCGTTTTATTCCCATCTGGATGAATAAACGTGCGTTCTAAATCCTGTTCACTTAAACCTTTTATAAAATAGACTAATTTTGAATGTACCACCTTTAGATGTAATAACGAGGTTTCTATTGGGGCGCTGTAATCGTGCAATTCTGACCAAGCCAGTTCATCATAGGCTTTAATAGTAGGATTGGTCTCTGTCATCGCCCATTTAAAGCGACAATAACTGTGAAGGTGACTATCGCTAACATGATGTATTACTTGTCTCACGGTCCATCCACCTGGTCGATAAGGAGTGTCTAATTGTTCTTCGGTGAGATCTTTAACCAGCTGTTCTAATCGTTTCGGAAAGTACTCCAGAACTTCAATCCACTCTTTAACCTGATTTTCAGTGATGTGTTTTGGACAAACAGTTTTACCAATTGGGTATTTAAGTTGCTCTAATTCTTGATCTGTCATGCTATAAATGTAATGAATTTGGCTAAACCTCAAGTATTCAAATTTAAGAATCTGACGCTACTTCAGAGTTAAAAAACAACAGGTATTATCTATATTTAAAGTTTATTTGTCATCACGCCAACTCAATTATTAAAGCCTATACCTAAAAGACCATTTATACCACACCTTTATTCCAAACAGGAACCTTAAACAACCGGCTAAGTTTTATCATATCACTTAAAATATAATCTTTATCCCCATGATTTAGTAAATTATGTCGTTCTCCATTTAGAGTAATAACATTTAATTCGTAACTAAAATAACTTCCTGATGAATGGCTTTCTGTAAACTTTTCCAGTAATTGCAATGCGTGTATGTGTTGAAAAGGAAGCGTTTTTCCATCAATACTAACTTTTCTTTTACTAGTATTCACGTATGCTTTTGGAGTGAAAATAAGAAGCAGCATGAATCCTATTAGTAAAAAGGGGCCGCCTGAGGTAAAAAATAGCTTACCGGCTTTCATAAGTGTAAGAGAGACGTCGTAAATTTGGTAATATTCAACAAAAGAAAGTACCACATAATTGAGTCCTATTAGAAAAAAGCTCCAAGCAACTACTTTTGTTAAAGAGCTCGAAATTATCTTGTACCCGTTGTGTGTTTTTTTTAATACTTCACTCGCAAAATTGCTACCTGAGCGCTCAACACCTACCCATGCTATTCGTTGCCCGATAGCATCACTATCAGGATCTTCAAACGTGAAATCTACCTTTTCATTCTTAGGTGCTGTTTTCTTTTTGGTAGAGATATAGCCAGAGACAACCATACCGACTCCCATAAATGCTAAAACAAACAACATCCCTCCTGTTTTATAATAAACAAAAACCTCGCGCTGATATGCCGCTGTATGGATAGGCACTGTAATTTCCAATTTTTTGATTGTCTGTAAATCTTTCCTTGTTGGTTCTGTTAACTGTTGTAAAGAATCTAAGGTGACAACATCCTGTTGAAGTCCTATCTTTTTAGTGTTATACACTGTATATTTTCCTTGTATCTCAGGAACGATTACAAAAATTAAAACACCAATAGGGATTAAAAAGAAAAGCCACGATGGCTTAATATGTAGAGATTTCATTATGTTTTTTTTCAATTTTAAAGTAGTTTGCGCATTTATTAAAATGCCTTTATCCACTTTTTGTCTAACTTAATTATTTGAGAAACATAAATACTTATCAAGTTAAGCAGTTGCACTAATTCGTAACTTCCAGTGTGTATAAAAACAACAAAGTTACTGACAAGTCTGAATAAGGAAGGAAACGAAAGTTTTTAAAGCATAACACTTTACGCGCTCACGCGTTTAGCTAATAACTAAAAATAACAGCCATTATTTTTTCTCATAAACTTCAACAAAACGTTTTGCTCTACTATTTCCAGTATTATATTTTAGAGCCTTTTTATAATTTTCATAAGCTTGCAAACTGTCGCCGCTTCTTGCATAGGCATCTGCTAAACTGTCATACACATTATCACTAGTTGGATGCAAGGTTGCATTTATTTTAAAAATAGCTATAGCATCCTTATAGTTTTCCTCACGCAGTTGCTGATAACCAAATCTGTTAAAAGCATGCTCATTTAAAAAGGTACTGGTTGAGTCTTCTTTTTTAATTTTCAAATAACCCGCCAGTGCTTTATCATATTGCTTATTATTCAAATACACACTCGGTACATCCATGGAGTCTGCTAACTTGATGTAATCGTAAGTGATGGCCTCCTCATCCTCTGAAATAACAGAAAGATAATGCGCCTTGGTTTCAGGATGGGTAACAAACTGCATTTTCTTATTAAGTTCTTTTACAAAGAACACATGCTTTCCTAAGTGTATTGGTTCTATGTTGTCTTTACCTCTCCATTTTAAAAACAGTTTCTGGTCTTTAAAATAAACGGCTATAACTTCATCTGGTGTAAATAAATAGCGCCCCGTATTCTCTTTAATAAACTCTGGAGTGTATTCTACATTTTTAGAGCAACTAAAACAGATACCTGTTAATGTAAAAAGAATTAAAAATTTGGTTTTCATAATGATTTTGGTTGATGATTAAACATACTAAGAGGCCATAAAAAAACGCCTCATATAAATGAGACGTTTCAAACTTATTTTTGTTACAGATTCTTAAGATTTTGATCAAGAGTAATCCGCAACTTTTTAAAATAGTGTTCCTTTTTATTTATGACCCCCAGGTGGGTATAAGCGATTCACACATTTTTTTAATAAAAAAAATGGTGCTTATTATCTCCTTTAATGAGATACCCACGTGCGTGGGTATAAGCGATTCACACATTTTTTTAATAAAAAAAATGGTGCTTATTATCTCCTTTATTGAGATACCCACCTACGTGGGCATAAGCGATTCACGCATTTTTTTAATAAAAAAAATGGTTCTTATTATCTCCTTTATTGAGATACCCACCTACGTGGGCATAAGCGATTCACGCATTTTTTTAATAAAAAAAATGGTTCTTATTATCTCCTTTATTGAGATACCCACCTACGTGGGCATAAGCGATTGACACATTTTTTTAATAAAAAAAATGGTTCCTACATTCTCTTTTTAATGAGATACCCACCTGCGTGGGTATAAGCGATTCACACATTTTTTTAATAAAAAAAATGGTGCTTATTATCTCCTTTATTGAGATACCCACCTACGTGGGCATAAGCGATTCACACATTTTTTTAATAAAAAAAATGGTGCTTATTATCTCCTTTATTGAGATACCCACCTACGTGGGCATAAGCGATTCACGCATTTTTTTAATAAAAAAAATGGTTCTTATTATCTCCTTTATTGAGATACCCACCTACGTGGGCATAAGCGATTCACACATTTTTTTAATAAAAAAAATGGTTCTTATTATCTCCTTTATTGAGATACCCACCTACGTGGGCATAAGCGATTCACGCATTTTTTTAATAAAAAAAATGGTTCTCTGCTTACTTTACATTCACAAGCTCAACATCAAATATTAATGTAGCATCCGCTGGAATTACACCTCCTGCTCCTCTAGAACCATAACCTAACTCACTTGGAATTACAAATCTTGCTTTGTCACCTACTTTTAATAACGCGACTCCTTCATCCCATCCTGCAATAACTTGTCCCATACCCAAAGCAAAATCAATGGGTGCATTACGCTTGTATGAAGAATCGAAAACGGTTCCGTCAGTCAATGCCCCTTTGTAGTGTACAGATACTGTTTTTCCTTTTTCAGCTTTTACACCATCTCCTTTTTGAATAATTTGGTAACGTAAACCACTTGCTGTTTGCTCAAATCCTGCGGCATATTTTTCAAGCTCTGCTGCTTTTACTGCTTTTTCTTCTTCTATTCTCTTTTCGCGAGCGCCTTCAAAAGTTCTAAAGGCTTCAATACCATTAAATTTTTCTGCTGCTGCTCCTACTCTTACTATTTCTAAAGTTTCAATTACATCCCCTTGTGCTATAGCATCTACCACCTCTTGTCCTTCTACCACCTTACCAAAAACAGTGTGATTACCATCTAACCAATCTGTAGCAATATGCGTGATAAAAAACTGACTTCCATTAGTTCCCGGTCCAGAATTCGCCATAGATAAAACGCCTGGTCCACTATGCTTTAAATCTGGATGAAATTCGTCATCAAATTTGTAACCAGGATCTCCCGTTCCCGTACCTTGAGGACAACCACCCTGAATCATAAAATCTGGAATAACTCTGTGGAATTTTAATCCATCATAATATGGCGTTCCTTGTGGTTTTACTGAATTCTCCATGTTACCTTCAGCTAAAGCAACAAAATTACCTACTGTTCCTGGTGTTTTTTCGA
It contains:
- a CDS encoding YdeI family protein, with the translated sequence MKKVHSVEEYIETNFHFEAALTLLRAIINTTTLHEAIKWSAPVYTLNGKNVIGLGAFKNHFSIWFFNGVFLKDKHQLLVNAQEGKTKALRQMRFESIEDVNKDVVLSYLKEAIENEKQGKEIKPVRNTKKALVIPKELKNLMASTSTLRLPFEKLTPGRQREYCEYIKEAKRKATKHSRLEKIAPMIVAGIGLNDQYK
- a CDS encoding DUF1573 domain-containing protein, translating into MKKVVLALSALCLIAFTSCKEDAAQKIDDNKVAAAADRDAASSVYPVLTFEKTEHDFGEIIAKTPVETVFKYKNTGEAPLVITDIKSTCGCTVPEDWSRAPLAPGEEGQFTVKFNGSGTNKVSKAITVTANTEKGREVVKITAFVKPDPNAPVVATPLSPVIK
- the nusB gene encoding transcription antitermination factor NusB, whose product is MLSRRHIRIKVMQVLYAFKGTESDDFSKDQRFLLNSIDNMYNLYLLLLSLLIEVQKRAENHLEKSSQKHLPTDEEKNPNRKFVNNQVLALLKNNEQLHAKFDDAHINNWELDSEYVEIIFKAILASDLYADYLKTKTSDFKEDRDFIVDVFKEIIAPNDKLYDYIEDKHLTWLDDLPTVNTSIAKLLRKVKKDSNAFHFIPKLYKDLEDKQFAIDLFRKTLLNQNALTQEISKKTTNWDSDRIATIDYLLLKMGVCEIQKFPSIPTKVTINEYLEISKEYSTPKSSVFINGILDKIIKEYQDNGNLNKMGRGLM
- a CDS encoding ABC transporter ATP-binding protein; this encodes MKELQHLNKYFLKYKTQVIIGIIITIVSNLFSVLVPNLIGKTIDIVNTQIENPERSLSVFKAELLEIILYVIGTAVAAGILTFFMRQTIINVSRYVEYDLKNEIYQQYQKLSLNFYKKNRTGDLMNRISEDVGKVRMYAGPAIMYSFNTITLFVVALIFMFRQAPLLTFYTIIPLPILSLIIYKISKEIHKRSTAVQLNLSKLSEFTQEAFSGISVIKAYGIEPQTQKNFNHLAEQSKAKHVHLERIHAFFFPMMILLIGISNVIVIYVGGNQYINGEISLGNILEFIIYVNMLTWPVATVGWVTSIVQQAEASQKRINEFLNVEPEIQNTIEAPSKINGNIEFKDVHFTYDDTNIKALQGVSFKVNSGETLAIIGKTGSGKTTILDLIGRLYDIDKGALLIDGQPINKLNLTSLRDAIGYVPQEAFLFSDTINNNIKFGKEQATDEEVIQAAKNAQVHKNISEFTNGYNTILGERGITLSGGQKQRVSIARAIIKAPKILLFDDCLSAVDTETEEKILKNLSKVSSGKTTIIVSHRISSAKNADQIIVLDNGKIVQQGTHNQLIETQGYYNTLYTKQLSKDPSLE
- a CDS encoding PUR family DNA/RNA-binding protein — its product is MHNNEMMEKEEIYSKVLRAGRRTYFFDVRATKAEDYYLTITESKKFTNDDGSFHYKKHKIYLYKEDFSEFNSILKEMTDYVINEKGNEVISDRHQKDFKKEYDSSETTLETETPSTDESTTAESRFTDIDFDDI
- a CDS encoding Glu/Leu/Phe/Val dehydrogenase, yielding MVQQVISANELHKIDPVFGQLSFDDHEQIVFCNDKDTGLKAIIGIHNTVLGPALGGTRMWNYANEWEALNDALRLSRGMTYKSAITGLNLGGGKAVIIGDAKTQKSPELMLRFGEFVHSLSGKYITAEDVGMETSDMDLVRTVTPYVTGISESIGGAGNPSPITAYGVFMGMKAAAKFKFGTDVLEGKSVIVQGIGHVGESLVEHLTNEGANVIISDINEARLEEVSKKYNATIYRGKDLYSEAVDIYAPCALGATINNNTIINIQAKVIAGAANNQLANEKVHGQMLQDKGIVYAPDFLINAGGIINVYAELENYGKAEIMRKTENIYNTTLEILSNAEANSITTHQAALNLAQSRIDARKKENLNS
- the yajC gene encoding preprotein translocase subunit YajC; translation: MGDMSSWLPIVAMFAVVYFFMIAPQMKRAKNEKKFAAELKRGDKVITKSGLHGKIVELNDKDRSCVIETMSGKLKFDRSAISMEMSKSLNEPPKK
- a CDS encoding LacI family DNA-binding transcriptional regulator, with amino-acid sequence MITLKELAETLGVSISTVSKALNGSSEIGEKTIARVKEAAKEFNYKPNRVALSLKNSKTKTIGVIIPNILNHFFAKVLYGIERESAKQGYSIITCLSNENYEKELQSLELLANGSVDGFIMSISEETQKNNRTNHFQDILDQDIPILMFDRVAESITCDKVIIDDFQAAYNATNHLIKEGRQKIVLINNIEDLSVGKLRAKGCKQAIADAGHYKNDIIEIKIDQIKNLETDIDSLFKTHKAIDGIIAIDNLSGVIALNTAQKYGYTIPKDLSIIGFSDDNVLPFTNPKLSTVTQSSDSIGEASVQLLVKRIETKEALDVMTKTIDFSLNLRGTTL